In one window of Pseudorasbora parva isolate DD20220531a chromosome 7, ASM2467924v1, whole genome shotgun sequence DNA:
- the dnali1 gene encoding axonemal dynein light intermediate polypeptide 1 isoform X1, producing the protein MITPSDCLLKYDYPVLVSKNAERKSPWSRPLKVSPQQMAETGPVPPPPKPKSPSSDAIKQQTEEILNAILPPKEWMEDNQLWVQPVSSAPCTRMDVIHLQEQLDKRLQERQARETGICSVRRELYSQCFDELIRQVTINCVERGLLLLQVRDEIRMTISAYQTLYESSVAFGMRKALQGEQGKSDAENKISDLESEKRDLERLLNEQKAKCEAIERREAERREIEEKKHAEEVQFLKRTNQQLKVKQRPSEDIYDIIYQNLTFPFIF; encoded by the exons ATGATTACTCCGTCTGACTGCTTGTTGAAGTATGATTATCCGGTGTTAGTGAGCAAAAATGCAGAAAGGAAGTCTCCATGG AGTCGCCCTTTGAAAGTGAGTCCCCAACAGATGGCTGAAACCGGCCCGGTCCCACCTCCACCCAAACCCAAGAGTCCCTCATCGGATGCCATCAAACAGCAAACCGAAGAGATCCTTAATGCCATTCTACCACCGAA GGAATGGATGGAGGACAACCAGTTATGGGTGCAGCCTGTGTCCAGCGCTCCATGCACACGAATGGATGTCATTCATTTGCAAGAACAGCTGGACAAAAGACTGCAGGAGAGGCAGGCCAGAGAGACGGGCATCTGCTCAGTCCGCAGGGAGCTCTACTCTCAGTGCTTCG ACGAGTTAATCAGACAAGTCACCATTAACTGTGTCGAGCGGGGCCTTCTACTGCTGCAAGTAAGAGATGAGATTCGCATGACCATCTCTGCCTATCAGACACTGTATGAGAGCAGTGTGGCCTTTGGCATGAGGAAAGCACTTCAGGGGGAGCAGGGAAAGTCTGATGCAGAGAACAAG ATTTCAGATTTGGAGAGCGAGAAGCGAGATTTGGAGAGGCTACTGAACGAGCAGAAAGCTAAATGCGAAGCCATCGAGAGACGGGAAGCAGAGCGGCGGGAAATTGAGGAAAAGAAGCATGCCGAAGAGGTCCAGTTCCTCAAACGAACCAACCAGCAACTCAAGGTAAAGCAGAGACCATCAGAAGATATTTATGACATTATTTATCAGAATCTAACGTTTCCGTTTATTTTTTAG
- the dnali1 gene encoding axonemal dynein light intermediate polypeptide 1 isoform X2 yields MITPSDCLLKYDYPVLVSKNAERKSPWSRPLKVSPQQMAETGPVPPPPKPKSPSSDAIKQQTEEILNAILPPKEWMEDNQLWVQPVSSAPCTRMDVIHLQEQLDKRLQERQARETGICSVRRELYSQCFDELIRQVTINCVERGLLLLQVRDEIRMTISAYQTLYESSVAFGMRKALQGEQGKSDAENKISDLESEKRDLERLLNEQKAKCEAIERREAERREIEEKKHAEEVQFLKRTNQQLKAQLEGIITLKNKA; encoded by the exons ATGATTACTCCGTCTGACTGCTTGTTGAAGTATGATTATCCGGTGTTAGTGAGCAAAAATGCAGAAAGGAAGTCTCCATGG AGTCGCCCTTTGAAAGTGAGTCCCCAACAGATGGCTGAAACCGGCCCGGTCCCACCTCCACCCAAACCCAAGAGTCCCTCATCGGATGCCATCAAACAGCAAACCGAAGAGATCCTTAATGCCATTCTACCACCGAA GGAATGGATGGAGGACAACCAGTTATGGGTGCAGCCTGTGTCCAGCGCTCCATGCACACGAATGGATGTCATTCATTTGCAAGAACAGCTGGACAAAAGACTGCAGGAGAGGCAGGCCAGAGAGACGGGCATCTGCTCAGTCCGCAGGGAGCTCTACTCTCAGTGCTTCG ACGAGTTAATCAGACAAGTCACCATTAACTGTGTCGAGCGGGGCCTTCTACTGCTGCAAGTAAGAGATGAGATTCGCATGACCATCTCTGCCTATCAGACACTGTATGAGAGCAGTGTGGCCTTTGGCATGAGGAAAGCACTTCAGGGGGAGCAGGGAAAGTCTGATGCAGAGAACAAG ATTTCAGATTTGGAGAGCGAGAAGCGAGATTTGGAGAGGCTACTGAACGAGCAGAAAGCTAAATGCGAAGCCATCGAGAGACGGGAAGCAGAGCGGCGGGAAATTGAGGAAAAGAAGCATGCCGAAGAGGTCCAGTTCCTCAAACGAACCAACCAGCAACTCAAG GCACAACTGGAGGGCATAATTACCTTGAAGAATAAAGCCTAG
- the dnali1 gene encoding axonemal dynein light intermediate polypeptide 1 isoform X3, translating into MAETGPVPPPPKPKSPSSDAIKQQTEEILNAILPPKEWMEDNQLWVQPVSSAPCTRMDVIHLQEQLDKRLQERQARETGICSVRRELYSQCFDELIRQVTINCVERGLLLLQVRDEIRMTISAYQTLYESSVAFGMRKALQGEQGKSDAENKISDLESEKRDLERLLNEQKAKCEAIERREAERREIEEKKHAEEVQFLKRTNQQLKVKQRPSEDIYDIIYQNLTFPFIF; encoded by the exons ATGGCTGAAACCGGCCCGGTCCCACCTCCACCCAAACCCAAGAGTCCCTCATCGGATGCCATCAAACAGCAAACCGAAGAGATCCTTAATGCCATTCTACCACCGAA GGAATGGATGGAGGACAACCAGTTATGGGTGCAGCCTGTGTCCAGCGCTCCATGCACACGAATGGATGTCATTCATTTGCAAGAACAGCTGGACAAAAGACTGCAGGAGAGGCAGGCCAGAGAGACGGGCATCTGCTCAGTCCGCAGGGAGCTCTACTCTCAGTGCTTCG ACGAGTTAATCAGACAAGTCACCATTAACTGTGTCGAGCGGGGCCTTCTACTGCTGCAAGTAAGAGATGAGATTCGCATGACCATCTCTGCCTATCAGACACTGTATGAGAGCAGTGTGGCCTTTGGCATGAGGAAAGCACTTCAGGGGGAGCAGGGAAAGTCTGATGCAGAGAACAAG ATTTCAGATTTGGAGAGCGAGAAGCGAGATTTGGAGAGGCTACTGAACGAGCAGAAAGCTAAATGCGAAGCCATCGAGAGACGGGAAGCAGAGCGGCGGGAAATTGAGGAAAAGAAGCATGCCGAAGAGGTCCAGTTCCTCAAACGAACCAACCAGCAACTCAAGGTAAAGCAGAGACCATCAGAAGATATTTATGACATTATTTATCAGAATCTAACGTTTCCGTTTATTTTTTAG